A region of the Roseiflexus sp. RS-1 genome:
GGGCGCGGTGATCGGGTGGCGATCTTCATGCCCAACTCGGTCGAAGCGGTGGTCGGGATTTTTGCTGCGCTCAAGGCGGGCGGCGTCTTCGTGGTCATCAACCATACGACCAAACAGGACAAACTAACCGCCATTCTGAACAACTGTCGCGCCGCTGCGCTGATTGCCGATGCGCAGATCAGAGACGTACATTTGTCGGCGCTGCTCCACGATGCGCCATCGCTCAGGGTTGGCGTGCTGTGCAATCAAGGCGCTGCTGCCCGTATCACCCATCCACGTTTCATCGATTTCGACGCTGTGCAGGCACAGTACGACGCTGCGCCGCTCCCGCGCGTCACTATCGATCTCGACCTGGCGTGCCTGATCTACACTTCGGGCAGCACCGGGGAACCGAAGGGGGTCATGAGCGATCACAGCAATGTCGTCTTTGCCAGCGAGTCGATCATCACCTATGTGCAGAATGTCGAAGATGATGTCGTCATCAACATGCTGCCGCTTTCCTTCGATTATGGTCTCTACCAGCTGCTCATGACCTTCCGTTTCGGCGGCAGACTGGTGCTCGAACGCTCGTTTGCATATCCTGCGGCGATCCTCAGGCGCATCGAGGAAGAGCGTGTCACCGGTTTTCCCGGCGTTCCGACGATCTATGCCCTTCTCCTGCAGATGGATCTGAGCCGCTACGATCTGTCGAGCATCCGGTATCTCACGAACACTGCTGCCGCGTTGCCCCCCAGCCACGTGCTGGAACTGCGTCGAACCTTTCACTGGGCGCGCCTCTACTCGATGTACGGTCTGACCGAAACCAAACGCACGCTCTACCTGCCGCCCGAAGAAGTGGAGCGTCGCCCCGGTTCGGTTGGCATTGCCATTCCGGGTACCGAGGTCTGGATCGAAGATGAACAGGGGAACCGCCTCGGACCGGGTGAGGTTGGCGAACTGGTGGTGCGTGGACGGCACGTGATGCGCGGCTACTGGGAAGCGCCAGAAGCCACGGCACAGCGTTTCCGCCCCGGTCCGCTGCCGGGTGAGCGTGTGTGCTACACCGGCGACCTGTTTCGCATGGATGCCGATGGGTTTCTGTACTTCGTCGGGCGTAAGGACGACATCATCAAAAGTCGTGGTGAAAAAGTCGCACCCAAAGAAGTCGAAAACGTCATTTACGAACTGCCGGGCGTGGTGGCGGTCGCAGTGGTGGGTGTCCCCGACCCGATCCTGGGGCAGGCAATTAAGGCATTCGTTGTCACAAAGAATGCCGATCTGACAGAGATGCAGGTTCTGGCGCACTGCCGTTCGCGACTGGAAGATTTCATGGTGCCGCGGTACGTCGAGTTCCGCGATGAACTGCCGGTCAACACGTCAGGAAAAATTGCCCGGCGAGAATTGACACAGGCGTTGAACGCTGACCGTTCAACCTGACAGGAGTGTATCCATGTGCGGGATTGTGGGTATCGTCAATATCCAGGGTGATCAACCGATCCACGAAGAGACGCTCCGCCGGATGCTGGCAATGATCCGGCACCGCGGACCCGATCAGTTTGGCATCTATCTCGACGATCAGGCTGGTCTGGGCAATGCGCGTTTGAGCATTATCGATCTGCACGGCGGTCAACAACCGATTGCCAATGAAGACGAAACGCTCTGGATCGTCTTCAACGGTGAGATTTTCAACTATGTGGAACTGCGCTCCGACCTGGAAGCGCGTGGACATCGCTTCACCACCAGTACCGACACCGAGGTGATCCTGCACCTGTACGAAGATCATGGACCGGCGTGTCTCTCCCTGCTCAACGGTCAATTCGCCATCGCTCTCTGGGATGCGCGTGAACAGACACTCTTCCTGGCGCGTGATCGGGTTGGCATTCTGCCGTTGTTCTACACTATCGTCGATGGCGCACTGATCTTCGGTTCCGAAATAAAAGCAATCCTGGCGGATCCGCGCGTGCCGCGAGCGATCGATCCGGTGGCGCTGGAGCAGATTTTCACCTTCTGGAGCACCCTCTCGCCACGAACGATCTTTCGCAACATTGTCGATCTTCCGCCCGGACACTATCTGATCGCGCGCCAGGGACAGATCGACATCCGACCCTACTGGCGTCTCGATTTCGGTCTGCCGGTGCGTGAGCGCAGTGAAGATGAATATATCGAGGAATTGCGCGAACTGCTGATCGATGCAACGCGGATCCGCCTGCGGGCTGATGTGCCGGTTGGCGCGTACCTGAGCGGCGGACTCGACTCCTCGACGGTGGCGGCAATCGTGCGCAGCGCCGCCGGAGTTCAGC
Encoded here:
- a CDS encoding class I adenylate-forming enzyme family protein, coding for MLVHDFLINSAARLPDKVALVCDGHRMTYRDLDLMTNRLARALVEHGVGRGDRVAIFMPNSVEAVVGIFAALKAGGVFVVINHTTKQDKLTAILNNCRAAALIADAQIRDVHLSALLHDAPSLRVGVLCNQGAAARITHPRFIDFDAVQAQYDAAPLPRVTIDLDLACLIYTSGSTGEPKGVMSDHSNVVFASESIITYVQNVEDDVVINMLPLSFDYGLYQLLMTFRFGGRLVLERSFAYPAAILRRIEEERVTGFPGVPTIYALLLQMDLSRYDLSSIRYLTNTAAALPPSHVLELRRTFHWARLYSMYGLTETKRTLYLPPEEVERRPGSVGIAIPGTEVWIEDEQGNRLGPGEVGELVVRGRHVMRGYWEAPEATAQRFRPGPLPGERVCYTGDLFRMDADGFLYFVGRKDDIIKSRGEKVAPKEVENVIYELPGVVAVAVVGVPDPILGQAIKAFVVTKNADLTEMQVLAHCRSRLEDFMVPRYVEFRDELPVNTSGKIARRELTQALNADRST